One region of Natronolimnobius baerhuensis genomic DNA includes:
- a CDS encoding DNA-directed RNA polymerase subunit epsilon: MHDDGPEPGPRGPGREHNREQPPRGEYDDGRERRLETRPGSGSLSRADVQRDSTVRQWGIVTPSATVIGRAESPDADLSESVRRLHDEQHAATPGYSERAHHLDRLRTTQALCNALEVTPWQRDLALGVMDEIDLTEFGSQRAIEKVALVAIRHVVDVDRRAYFGLDDIDAQALSADRMEDLFAQYRAHDITDESRFKQLAATYGLDTTSLNRLRRVLKEQLEDDLPAYGRNPYRDPNLPSVTETADAQDGADGAGSEPA; the protein is encoded by the coding sequence ATGCACGACGACGGTCCCGAACCCGGTCCGCGCGGTCCGGGCCGCGAGCACAATCGCGAGCAGCCTCCACGCGGCGAGTACGACGACGGGCGCGAGCGCCGCCTCGAGACCCGGCCCGGCTCCGGGTCGCTCTCCCGGGCGGACGTCCAGCGCGACTCGACGGTCCGCCAGTGGGGGATCGTCACGCCGAGTGCGACCGTCATCGGCCGCGCGGAGTCGCCCGACGCGGACCTCTCCGAGAGCGTCCGCCGCCTCCACGACGAACAGCACGCGGCGACGCCCGGCTACAGCGAGCGCGCCCACCACCTCGACCGACTCCGGACGACGCAAGCACTGTGTAACGCACTCGAGGTGACGCCGTGGCAGCGCGACCTCGCACTCGGCGTCATGGACGAGATCGATCTGACGGAGTTTGGCAGCCAGCGCGCCATCGAGAAGGTCGCGCTCGTCGCGATTCGCCACGTGGTCGATGTCGACCGCCGAGCCTATTTCGGGCTGGACGATATCGACGCGCAGGCGCTGTCTGCCGACCGGATGGAAGACCTCTTCGCGCAGTACCGTGCCCACGACATCACCGACGAGTCACGGTTCAAGCAACTCGCCGCAACGTACGGGCTCGATACGACGAGTCTCAACCGGCTTCGGCGGGTCCTGAAGGAGCAACTCGAGGACGACCTGCCTGCCTATGGTCGGAACCCGTACCGCGATCCGAACCTGCCGAGCGTGACCGAGACCGCCGACGCACAGGACGGAGCGGACGGAGCCGGAAGCGAGCCGGCATAA
- a CDS encoding nucleotidyltransferase domain-containing protein, with product MPSVSTAVRERIDATLADLEAAHEIAIPLAVARGSRAWNGSSPDSDYDVGFVFVPDDLRQYAHLGGTTETIDDSRGEIELQGLSVRTFASLLADSNESALDLLRSPVQYRTQFDPTDLEAYMTRAYNPIDLYHDWRAIASTNYRKYLSDHLVRSDDEIFPILERTADGYLVACDDDGTGEETMTIAADDERFSETQTKPTVKRNLTITRAAMSAYYLTATGDDGAHELPVIDFEMFLDEQAPAVFEADRIDRARDLLERKRRGEGSAVAGDQVGREFAHPPKRIDPAVHALEGPDPERLNAFVDDLIAAVQ from the coding sequence ATGCCATCCGTTTCGACTGCCGTTCGGGAACGTATCGACGCCACACTCGCGGATCTCGAGGCGGCACACGAAATCGCAATCCCGCTCGCCGTCGCCCGCGGCAGCCGCGCCTGGAACGGCTCGAGTCCTGACAGCGACTACGACGTTGGGTTCGTCTTCGTCCCCGACGACCTTCGGCAGTACGCCCATCTCGGCGGCACCACCGAGACCATCGACGACAGCCGCGGCGAGATCGAACTACAGGGGCTGAGCGTCCGGACCTTCGCCTCTCTGCTCGCCGACTCGAACGAGAGCGCACTCGATCTCCTTCGCAGCCCCGTCCAGTATCGAACGCAGTTCGATCCGACCGACCTCGAGGCGTACATGACGCGCGCGTACAATCCAATCGACCTGTATCACGACTGGCGCGCCATCGCATCGACCAACTACCGGAAGTACCTCTCGGACCACTTGGTCCGCAGCGACGACGAGATCTTTCCCATCCTCGAGCGCACGGCAGACGGCTATCTCGTCGCCTGCGATGACGACGGAACCGGCGAGGAGACCATGACCATCGCCGCTGACGACGAGCGGTTTTCGGAAACGCAGACGAAGCCAACGGTCAAGCGCAACCTCACGATCACCCGCGCGGCGATGTCCGCGTACTATCTCACGGCAACGGGCGACGATGGCGCACACGAGTTGCCGGTGATCGACTTCGAGATGTTTCTGGACGAACAGGCCCCGGCGGTCTTCGAGGCCGACCGGATCGACCGCGCCCGCGACCTCCTCGAGCGAAAGCGTCGCGGTGAGGGGAGCGCAGTCGCCGGCGATCAGGTCGGCCGCGAGTTCGCACACCCGCCGAAACGGATCGATCCGGCGGTTCACGCACTCGAGGGCCCCGACCCGGAGCGGTTGAACGCGTTCGTCGACGACCTGATCGCTGCTGTGCAGTGA
- a CDS encoding ABC transporter ATP-binding protein codes for MTESQFEPPDHVDNSLWLLVRRYARPHALRYVLAAIGTLIAQIPQRLPALVIGVALDAILLQDTPYALPLLPDGWIPETTTGQVQFTIGLLVAAYVLDGTMTWLAGRLEGTARLQTLHEIRVDAFDAVVGHERSFFDRHQTGDVMSVLNNDVSNMNRFGSNAYEGIRLSAQILVAFAFMLTIHVPLAALLALMPLLLIGLCQWYTTRVGPRYERVRESVGRVNSRLEDSIEGIATVKAFAREDAERDRLESASRSYLDRNWSVIRLRLVFSLASWVIVSGAFIGLFSLGAYLVLEGTPAWFGGSLTAGALLTFLMYSQSFYAPIRQLMLDVLDSYEDALASSKRITSVLEGDHPDRNEGRELTVLEGRLEYEDVSFTYEGADEETLTDVSFAAEPGSLVGVVGPTGAGKSTLTKLLFRFYEPDRGAIRIDGTDISDVSRRSLREHLGYVSQDPFLFYGTVRENIVYGVREFDTRADAPEIDHADVVAAAKLAGAHEFITDLEDGYDTQVGERGASLSGGQRQRIAIARALLKDPDVLVLDEATSHVDNETERQIQRSIDATAGEQTTIAIAHRLSTVRNADQILVVDDGEIVERGTHDELVEQDGLYADLWRVQVGDLEAVSEAFLERARARFGESAQRRVTEEIETTEEVSR; via the coding sequence GTGACGGAGAGCCAGTTCGAGCCACCCGACCACGTCGACAACTCGCTGTGGCTGCTGGTCCGCCGGTACGCCCGGCCCCACGCGCTCCGGTACGTCCTCGCGGCAATCGGAACGCTGATCGCCCAGATCCCCCAGCGGCTGCCGGCGCTCGTCATCGGCGTCGCGCTGGATGCGATCCTCCTGCAGGACACGCCGTACGCGCTCCCGTTGCTTCCCGACGGCTGGATTCCCGAGACAACGACCGGTCAGGTCCAGTTCACTATCGGGTTGCTCGTCGCGGCCTACGTCCTCGACGGGACGATGACCTGGCTCGCCGGCCGACTCGAGGGGACGGCGCGGCTGCAGACGCTCCACGAGATTCGAGTCGACGCCTTCGATGCGGTCGTGGGCCACGAACGGTCGTTCTTCGACCGCCACCAGACTGGCGACGTCATGAGCGTCCTGAACAACGACGTCTCGAACATGAACCGCTTCGGGAGCAACGCCTACGAGGGAATCAGGCTCTCGGCGCAGATCCTCGTCGCCTTCGCGTTCATGCTCACGATCCACGTCCCGCTGGCCGCGCTACTGGCGCTCATGCCGCTGCTGCTGATCGGGCTCTGTCAGTGGTACACGACCCGCGTCGGGCCCCGCTACGAGCGAGTCCGCGAGAGCGTCGGCCGGGTGAACTCGCGACTCGAGGACAGTATCGAGGGCATCGCGACGGTCAAAGCCTTCGCGCGCGAGGACGCGGAACGGGATCGGCTCGAATCCGCCTCGCGGTCGTACCTCGATCGCAACTGGTCGGTGATCCGGCTGCGGCTTGTCTTCAGTCTCGCGAGCTGGGTGATCGTCTCGGGCGCGTTCATCGGCCTGTTCTCCCTCGGCGCGTATCTCGTCCTCGAGGGGACGCCAGCGTGGTTCGGCGGCTCGCTGACCGCCGGCGCGCTGTTGACGTTCCTGATGTACAGCCAGTCGTTCTACGCGCCGATCCGCCAGCTGATGCTCGACGTGCTGGACAGCTACGAGGATGCGCTGGCCTCGAGCAAGCGAATCACCTCGGTACTGGAAGGCGACCACCCCGACCGGAACGAGGGCCGGGAACTGACGGTCCTCGAGGGTCGCCTCGAGTACGAGGACGTCTCTTTCACCTACGAGGGGGCCGACGAGGAGACGCTAACCGACGTGAGTTTCGCGGCCGAGCCGGGATCGCTCGTCGGCGTCGTCGGTCCGACGGGTGCGGGAAAGTCGACGCTGACGAAGCTGCTCTTCCGGTTCTACGAGCCGGACCGTGGCGCGATCCGAATCGACGGCACCGACATCAGCGATGTCTCCCGCCGGAGCTTGCGCGAGCACCTCGGCTACGTCTCGCAGGACCCGTTCCTCTTCTACGGGACGGTGCGGGAGAACATCGTTTACGGAGTCCGTGAGTTCGACACTCGGGCTGACGCACCAGAGATCGACCACGCAGACGTCGTCGCCGCCGCGAAACTCGCGGGTGCCCACGAGTTCATCACCGACCTCGAGGATGGGTACGACACCCAGGTCGGCGAGCGCGGTGCAAGCCTCTCGGGCGGCCAGCGCCAGCGAATCGCCATCGCGCGGGCGCTGCTGAAAGACCCCGACGTCCTCGTGCTGGACGAGGCGACGAGTCACGTCGACAACGAGACCGAACGCCAGATCCAGCGAAGTATCGACGCGACGGCGGGCGAACAGACGACAATCGCGATTGCCCATCGACTGTCGACGGTTCGCAACGCCGACCAGATCCTCGTCGTCGACGACGGCGAGATCGTCGAGCGCGGCACCCACGACGAACTCGTCGAACAGGACGGCCTCTACGCCGATCTCTGGCGGGTACAGGTTGGCGACCTCGAGGCCGTCTCAGAGGCGTTCCTCGAGCGTGCCCGTGCCCGCTTTGGTGAGTCTGCGCAGCGGCGTGTCACAGAGGAAATCGAGACGACTGAGGAGGTGTCGCGATGA
- a CDS encoding ABC transporter ATP-binding protein — protein sequence MSDDPGREGEGEIAAAADERWPLVALLREHGRGDLKWLGLGSATSAGSQFLSNIDMLIIGLAFDAMFNDEPYALFLVPDAWIPADPAGQLLFTVALLAGIKVIDMGLAIFSLWALFLFGQRTIHRIRVAVYDDVQRLDAGFFDDQRTGEVMSVLNNDVNSLEESLTQGPNLAVFATTTVVSSLLYMLILNWQLALLSLGFVPIIAVVNWWFSRQHEQRNDEVREETGVVNALLETNVSGVSTVKAFGGERYETGRVRDASDAQREASWYAHVVGVLHQPSMRLLAGAAFVLTLFVGTEWVLDERFWLFAGTITAGELIPFLYYTQQLAQPMRFLAWVTGLYKAGKAAAKRVLGLRRLSPPREDGDHVLENPRGAVEFDDVTFGYDADEDTDPVIRDVSVDVEPGETVGLVGHTGAGKSTLLKLLLAYYEPDEGRITVDGHDLQDVSRSSLRQSIGYVRQDPFLFSGTVRENIAYGLDDPADGDSTVTDDEIVAAAREAGAHAFITELDDGYDTEVGQRGTRLSGGQRQRIALARVLLTDPAMFVFDEATSHVDNRTEVLIQRSLDRLTAEKTTFVVAHRLSTVRNADRILVLDDGEIGERGTHDELLERDGTYADLWKVQVGELEAD from the coding sequence ATGAGCGACGACCCCGGCCGCGAGGGTGAAGGCGAAATCGCGGCCGCCGCCGACGAACGGTGGCCGCTGGTCGCCCTGTTGCGCGAACACGGTCGGGGCGACCTGAAGTGGCTCGGCCTCGGCAGCGCCACCTCTGCCGGCTCACAGTTTCTCTCGAACATCGACATGCTGATCATCGGGCTGGCGTTCGACGCGATGTTCAACGACGAGCCCTACGCGCTGTTCCTGGTGCCCGACGCCTGGATTCCGGCCGACCCGGCCGGACAGCTCCTGTTTACGGTCGCGCTGCTGGCAGGAATAAAGGTGATTGACATGGGCCTGGCCATCTTCTCGCTGTGGGCGCTGTTCCTGTTCGGCCAGCGAACCATCCACCGCATCCGAGTCGCCGTCTACGATGACGTCCAGCGCCTGGACGCCGGCTTCTTCGACGACCAGCGGACTGGCGAGGTGATGAGCGTGCTCAACAACGACGTCAACTCGCTAGAAGAGTCGCTGACGCAGGGGCCGAACCTCGCGGTCTTCGCGACGACGACCGTCGTCAGTTCACTGCTGTACATGCTGATCCTGAACTGGCAGTTAGCGCTGCTCTCGCTGGGGTTCGTCCCGATCATCGCCGTCGTCAACTGGTGGTTTAGTCGGCAACACGAGCAGCGCAACGACGAGGTCCGCGAGGAGACCGGCGTCGTCAACGCCCTGCTGGAGACGAACGTCAGCGGCGTCTCGACGGTCAAAGCCTTCGGTGGGGAGCGATACGAGACCGGCCGCGTCAGAGACGCTTCCGACGCCCAGCGAGAGGCCTCCTGGTACGCCCACGTGGTCGGCGTCCTCCACCAGCCGTCGATGCGGCTGCTCGCCGGCGCGGCGTTCGTCCTCACCCTGTTCGTCGGCACCGAGTGGGTCCTCGACGAGCGGTTCTGGCTCTTCGCCGGCACGATCACGGCCGGCGAACTCATTCCGTTTCTCTACTACACGCAGCAACTCGCGCAGCCGATGCGGTTTCTCGCCTGGGTGACCGGCCTCTACAAGGCCGGAAAGGCCGCCGCAAAGCGCGTCCTCGGGCTTCGGCGACTCTCCCCGCCGCGCGAGGACGGCGACCACGTCCTCGAGAATCCGCGTGGTGCGGTCGAATTCGACGACGTCACGTTCGGGTACGACGCCGACGAGGACACCGACCCGGTCATCCGAGACGTGTCCGTCGATGTCGAACCCGGCGAGACGGTCGGGCTGGTCGGCCACACGGGCGCAGGCAAATCGACGCTGCTGAAGCTCTTGCTGGCGTACTACGAGCCTGACGAAGGGCGAATTACGGTCGACGGTCACGACCTGCAGGACGTTTCGCGGTCGTCCTTACGCCAGTCGATTGGGTACGTGCGACAGGACCCGTTCCTGTTTTCGGGGACGGTGCGGGAGAACATCGCCTACGGGCTGGATGATCCCGCAGACGGCGACAGCACGGTCACCGACGACGAAATCGTGGCCGCCGCTCGAGAGGCAGGTGCCCACGCGTTCATCACGGAACTGGACGACGGCTACGACACCGAGGTCGGCCAGCGTGGCACTCGACTCTCGGGCGGCCAGCGCCAGCGCATCGCCCTGGCCCGCGTGTTGCTGACTGACCCCGCGATGTTCGTCTTCGACGAGGCGACCAGCCACGTCGACAACCGGACCGAAGTCCTGATTCAGCGGAGTCTCGACCGACTCACGGCCGAGAAGACGACGTTCGTCGTCGCCCACCGGCTCTCGACGGTGCGAAACGCAGATCGGATTCTCGTTCTCGACGACGGCGAGATCGGCGAACGCGGCACGCACGACGAACTGCTCGAGCGCGATGGAACCTACGCCGACCTCTGGAAGGTACAGGTTGGCGAACTCGAGGCCGACTGA
- the mptA gene encoding GTP cyclohydrolase MptA: MSHQLPDVQATSPDVTVGLSQVGVTGVEKLVKIAREDDRPIVLTAEFEVFVDLPAWRKGADMSRNMEVIDEILEDATREEAYRVEDVCGDAAERLLEKHDYTSTAKVSMEAEFMRREKTPASDRETQHTVDIIASATATDEGTREEIGAEVTGMTVCPCSQGMSAARAKQTLEDLGVEEETITEFLDEVPQPGHSQRGHATLTVEASGDPEVDLNDVIDIARDSMSARIYNLAKRPDEDHMTFDAHSDAKFVEDCVRALADGVVDEFDHLADDAVITMKQSNDESIHQHNAHAERIVEMETLREEVNGGNDGE; the protein is encoded by the coding sequence ATGAGTCATCAGCTTCCGGACGTGCAGGCAACGTCGCCCGACGTGACCGTTGGCCTGAGTCAGGTCGGCGTGACCGGCGTCGAAAAGCTCGTCAAGATCGCCCGCGAGGACGACCGCCCAATCGTCCTCACTGCCGAATTCGAGGTCTTCGTCGACCTCCCCGCGTGGCGCAAAGGCGCGGACATGAGCCGCAACATGGAGGTCATCGACGAAATCCTCGAGGATGCGACCCGCGAGGAAGCCTACCGCGTCGAGGACGTCTGTGGCGACGCCGCCGAACGGCTCCTCGAGAAACACGACTACACTTCCACGGCGAAGGTCTCGATGGAGGCAGAGTTCATGCGCCGCGAGAAAACGCCCGCGAGCGACCGCGAGACCCAGCACACCGTCGATATCATCGCCTCCGCGACAGCGACCGACGAAGGCACGCGCGAGGAGATTGGCGCGGAAGTGACGGGGATGACCGTCTGTCCGTGCTCGCAGGGAATGTCAGCTGCGCGCGCGAAACAGACGCTCGAGGATCTGGGCGTCGAGGAGGAGACGATCACCGAGTTCTTAGACGAAGTCCCACAGCCGGGTCACTCCCAGCGCGGGCACGCGACGCTGACGGTCGAAGCAAGCGGTGATCCCGAGGTCGATCTGAACGACGTCATCGACATCGCGCGGGATTCGATGAGCGCGCGGATTTACAACCTCGCAAAGCGCCCGGACGAGGATCACATGACCTTCGATGCGCACTCGGACGCGAAGTTCGTCGAGGACTGTGTCCGCGCACTGGCTGACGGCGTCGTCGATGAGTTCGACCACCTCGCAGATGATGCGGTCATTACGATGAAACAGTCCAACGACGAGTCGATCCACCAGCACAATGCCCACGCAGAGCGTATCGTCGAGATGGAGACGCTGCGCGAGGAAGTCAACGGCGGCAACGACGGCGAGTAA
- a CDS encoding TrmB family transcriptional regulator: protein MASLRDLGLSEYEARAYRALLSTGPTTAKELSRASDVPMGRIYDVLNSIEQYNLVRSQTASRPKKYVAVEPSTALDRLLEDKKRELDEKADQYESIVDDLSDELDAADPVEDQFWTAAVGPEETTDLLLERLAAADNHIVMVAADPVPERDMQAVSEEVLAQLEDALDRGVSVDVLMTREMVASLSEKVGRRYRETLQARDDFDVRTNDDVTGSFNILDDLEICIQVPNPLSSGEAFGMIDLKDPEFAASVNQEFVPRWEEAEPLQF from the coding sequence ATGGCGAGTCTTAGGGACCTCGGGCTCTCGGAGTACGAGGCTCGAGCGTATCGTGCACTGTTGAGTACGGGGCCAACAACGGCCAAGGAGTTGTCGCGAGCGAGCGACGTGCCGATGGGTCGGATCTACGACGTGCTCAACAGCATCGAACAGTACAATCTCGTGCGGAGTCAGACCGCGAGCCGTCCGAAAAAGTACGTCGCGGTTGAGCCATCGACCGCGCTGGATCGGCTGCTCGAGGACAAGAAACGCGAACTCGACGAAAAGGCCGACCAGTACGAGTCAATCGTCGACGACCTCTCGGACGAACTCGACGCGGCCGATCCCGTCGAGGACCAGTTCTGGACCGCCGCCGTCGGCCCCGAGGAGACGACCGATCTCTTGCTCGAGCGACTGGCAGCCGCGGACAACCACATCGTGATGGTCGCTGCCGATCCGGTCCCCGAACGGGACATGCAGGCCGTCAGCGAAGAGGTACTGGCACAACTCGAGGACGCACTCGACCGCGGCGTGTCCGTTGACGTGTTGATGACGCGCGAGATGGTTGCCTCGCTCTCGGAGAAGGTGGGGCGGCGATATCGCGAGACGCTGCAGGCGCGGGACGATTTCGACGTGCGGACGAACGACGACGTAACGGGCTCGTTCAACATCCTCGACGATCTCGAGATCTGTATTCAGGTACCGAATCCGCTTTCTTCGGGCGAGGCCTTCGGCATGATCGACCTGAAAGATCCGGAGTTCGCCGCGAGCGTCAATCAGGAGTTCGTCCCGCGGTGGGAAGAGGCTGAGCCGTTGCAGTTTTGA
- a CDS encoding DUF255 domain-containing protein, producing the protein MVRDDGTRVEWREWGEDAFAEAAEAEIPVLLSLTATWCDHCHEMDAETYAEPRIAANINDSFVPVRVDVDRHPRVRDRYNMGGFPSTVFLAPDGTVLTGAGYLGEDGMRQVLESVRTMWETKGDDAASVPRPLREDNPPAGELTSDIEAAMLGQLTETYDETAGGWGTEPKFPLPDALEFALKRDREMALRSFDAVGANLLDAYDGGFYRFAGERDWSNVQHEKLLDSNAALVRAFANAYLHTGSDEYREPAERTIDYLTTTLWNDEIDAFANSQAPGQPAAHSIDATERAAVDDPPVDAGVFAGPNALAIEGLLTYSAYTDDERARRYAERALAVLREDLLADGVVAHQYETATDDSEPTPLLITQARTLAALTTAGSVLEPSVLEDAVAVAEATLERLHDGDSFVDGPRTGAGLLERPLRPLDANVAFADALIDLAALADADVGGVDIDAERYRNYARETLSAFAGASDRFGVQIAHYATAVSRLLEGPLTIAVADQPGSDLHRAALRMADHEKVVVPNASALEAGTARVERGDDQSALAETPAELSERVQAVLERTQA; encoded by the coding sequence ATGGTACGAGACGATGGGACGCGCGTCGAGTGGCGCGAGTGGGGAGAAGACGCCTTCGCGGAGGCTGCGGAGGCTGAGATCCCCGTGTTGCTCTCGCTGACGGCGACGTGGTGTGATCACTGTCACGAAATGGATGCAGAAACCTACGCCGAGCCCCGGATCGCGGCGAATATCAACGATAGCTTCGTCCCGGTTCGCGTCGACGTCGACCGCCACCCGCGCGTGCGTGATCGGTACAACATGGGCGGCTTTCCGTCGACGGTGTTTCTCGCGCCCGACGGGACCGTTCTGACGGGTGCGGGCTATCTCGGCGAAGATGGGATGCGCCAGGTGCTCGAGAGCGTCCGGACGATGTGGGAGACGAAAGGCGACGACGCGGCCAGCGTGCCACGGCCGCTGCGCGAAGACAACCCGCCCGCGGGCGAACTCACGTCCGATATCGAGGCCGCCATGCTCGGCCAATTGACCGAAACCTACGACGAGACTGCCGGTGGCTGGGGCACCGAGCCGAAGTTTCCGCTGCCGGACGCCCTCGAGTTCGCGCTGAAACGCGACCGCGAGATGGCGCTGCGCTCGTTCGACGCGGTCGGTGCGAACCTGCTGGATGCCTACGACGGCGGCTTCTATCGCTTCGCCGGCGAGCGAGACTGGTCGAATGTCCAACACGAAAAACTGCTCGATTCGAACGCGGCACTTGTCCGAGCGTTCGCCAACGCCTACCTCCATACGGGCAGCGACGAGTACCGCGAGCCAGCCGAGCGGACAATCGACTATCTGACGACAACGCTCTGGAACGACGAGATCGATGCCTTCGCGAACAGTCAGGCACCCGGCCAGCCTGCTGCCCACAGCATCGACGCAACCGAGCGCGCGGCCGTCGACGACCCGCCGGTCGATGCGGGCGTCTTCGCCGGGCCGAACGCGCTCGCAATCGAGGGCCTGCTCACGTACTCCGCCTACACCGACGACGAACGCGCTCGTCGCTACGCCGAACGCGCACTCGCCGTCCTCCGCGAGGACCTGCTCGCGGACGGCGTTGTGGCTCACCAGTACGAGACTGCGACCGACGACAGCGAGCCGACGCCGCTGCTGATCACGCAGGCCCGCACGCTCGCCGCGCTCACGACGGCCGGAAGCGTCCTCGAGCCAAGCGTTCTCGAGGATGCCGTCGCAGTCGCCGAGGCGACACTCGAGCGACTCCACGACGGCGACTCGTTCGTCGACGGTCCTCGCACCGGCGCAGGCTTGCTCGAGCGCCCACTTCGGCCGCTCGATGCGAACGTCGCGTTCGCGGACGCGCTGATCGATCTCGCGGCACTCGCGGACGCGGACGTTGGCGGTGTCGACATCGACGCCGAGCGATACCGCAATTACGCCCGCGAGACGCTTTCCGCGTTCGCTGGTGCAAGCGACCGTTTCGGCGTCCAGATCGCCCACTACGCGACGGCTGTCTCGAGGCTCCTCGAGGGACCGCTCACGATTGCTGTCGCCGACCAGCCTGGTTCGGACCTCCACCGCGCGGCGCTTCGGATGGCCGATCACGAGAAAGTCGTCGTCCCGAACGCGAGCGCGCTCGAGGCCGGTACGGCCCGCGTCGAACGCGGCGACGACCAGTCCGCCCTCGCTGAAACTCCAGCTGAGTTGAGCGAACGCGTCCAGGCTGTGCTCGAGCGCACACAGGCCTGA
- a CDS encoding cobalamin-binding protein has product MQIVTTLPSATEIVAALGCDPVGVSHGCDFPPRATSIPSITHSRIDADASSGEIDDQVLETTAESDDTGVYDIDTATLEALEPDLIVTQGMCDVCAVDEVIVADAVDEIDADPDVLTTDPHSMADVLDDIERIGRAADREDRARELRADLEARIDRIRERTRAADLSSADRPRVTVFDWTDPVMLAGHWTNELVEWAGGEYGLGARGERSRPREWDEILEYDPECIVVGPCGFDLGQTAANRSDLTGRDGWADLTAVQEGRVWAMDGNHYLNRPGPRLVDTLETLAPIIQPDLFDQSVTPASEGRMAVPFSDLETHASGDGETRVETRP; this is encoded by the coding sequence ATGCAAATCGTCACGACGCTTCCTTCGGCGACCGAGATCGTCGCCGCGCTCGGGTGCGATCCGGTCGGCGTCTCTCACGGCTGTGACTTCCCGCCCAGAGCCACGTCGATCCCGTCGATCACGCACTCGCGAATCGACGCCGACGCCTCGAGCGGCGAGATCGACGACCAAGTCCTCGAGACGACGGCTGAAAGCGACGACACCGGCGTCTACGACATCGATACGGCCACGCTCGAGGCGCTCGAGCCGGACCTGATCGTCACGCAGGGGATGTGTGACGTCTGTGCGGTCGACGAGGTGATCGTCGCGGACGCGGTCGACGAGATAGACGCGGACCCCGACGTGCTGACGACGGACCCACACAGCATGGCGGACGTCCTCGACGACATCGAGCGCATCGGCCGGGCAGCAGACCGTGAGGACCGCGCCCGTGAACTCCGGGCTGACCTCGAGGCGCGCATTGACCGGATTCGAGAGCGAACACGGGCCGCGGACCTCTCGAGTGCGGACCGCCCGCGAGTCACAGTTTTCGACTGGACCGACCCCGTCATGCTCGCGGGCCACTGGACGAACGAACTCGTCGAGTGGGCCGGCGGCGAGTACGGCCTGGGCGCACGCGGCGAACGGTCGCGCCCGCGCGAGTGGGACGAGATTCTCGAGTACGACCCTGAATGCATCGTCGTCGGCCCCTGCGGGTTCGACCTCGGACAGACTGCAGCGAACCGTTCAGACCTGACCGGCCGCGACGGCTGGGCGGACCTGACGGCGGTCCAGGAGGGCCGCGTCTGGGCGATGGACGGCAATCACTACTTGAACCGACCCGGCCCACGGCTGGTCGACACCCTCGAGACGCTGGCCCCGATCATCCAACCGGACCTGTTCGACCAGTCGGTGACGCCCGCGAGTGAGGGCCGAATGGCCGTTCCATTCAGCGACCTCGAGACGCACGCCTCGGGCGACGGGGAGACTCGAGTAGAGACTAGGCCGTGA
- a CDS encoding desampylase codes for MLVIPTDVREAILERARDGSPAEICGILGGEFTPDESRVCSQYPAENVADSPRTRYRIDPEEQLEVFERLEGRGEQIVGFYHTHPRGPDRPSETDARQATWPDRSYLIISLEPPAVRSWRWRAGDGRDESPASTGGQFEREQVVLE; via the coding sequence GTGCTCGTCATCCCAACCGATGTTCGAGAGGCAATCCTCGAGCGCGCTCGAGACGGCTCCCCCGCCGAAATCTGCGGGATTCTGGGCGGCGAGTTCACTCCCGACGAGAGTCGCGTTTGCTCACAGTATCCCGCCGAAAACGTCGCCGACAGCCCGCGAACGCGTTATCGAATCGACCCCGAGGAGCAACTCGAGGTGTTCGAGCGACTCGAGGGTCGCGGCGAGCAGATCGTCGGCTTCTATCACACCCATCCTCGTGGTCCGGATCGGCCGAGCGAGACGGACGCCCGACAGGCGACCTGGCCCGACCGCTCGTATCTAATCATCTCGCTCGAGCCACCTGCGGTGAGGTCGTGGCGGTGGCGAGCCGGAGACGGACGCGACGAGTCGCCGGCGTCCACCGGCGGTCAGTTTGAACGCGAGCAGGTCGTCCTCGAGTGA